Proteins from one Gammaproteobacteria bacterium genomic window:
- the tsaB gene encoding tRNA (adenosine(37)-N6)-threonylcarbamoyltransferase complex dimerization subunit type 1 TsaB: MKLLAVETATEGCSAALAIDGEIVTRFEIAPRRHAELILPMCESLLVQAEIKLSQLDAIAFGRGPGSFTGVRIAAGIAQGLAFGLDLPVVPVSTLAALAQEIMTEVGKKNVLAALDARMGEIYWGCYRRDEQGSAQLIGAEHVSKAGDVAVADHTWYGAGSGWSAYGDTLTQRLASSLERYDGDRLPRAVYIAKLAKIAFTQGLAVAAEQAQPVYLRNNVAKKSHEL, translated from the coding sequence ATGAAACTGCTTGCGGTTGAAACGGCGACCGAGGGCTGCTCTGCCGCGCTGGCTATCGACGGTGAGATAGTCACTCGCTTCGAGATCGCGCCGCGTCGCCACGCCGAGCTCATCCTGCCGATGTGCGAATCGTTGCTCGTGCAAGCGGAAATAAAATTATCGCAACTCGATGCAATCGCGTTCGGCCGCGGCCCCGGCTCGTTCACCGGCGTGCGCATCGCTGCCGGCATCGCACAAGGCCTCGCGTTCGGACTGGATTTACCCGTTGTGCCCGTTTCAACCCTGGCCGCGCTCGCGCAGGAAATCATGACGGAAGTTGGAAAAAAGAACGTGCTGGCGGCGCTCGACGCGCGCATGGGCGAAATCTACTGGGGCTGTTACCGGCGTGATGAGCAAGGCAGCGCGCAACTGATCGGTGCGGAGCACGTGAGCAAAGCCGGGGATGTAGCCGTGGCGGATCACACCTGGTACGGCGCCGGTAGCGGCTGGAGCGCGTACGGCGATACTCTAACGCAACGTTTGGCATCGTCATTGGAACGCTACGACGGTGACCGGTTGCCGCGCGCCGTATACATCGCCAAACTCGCGAAAATTGCCTTCACGCAAGGATTGGCGGTTGCCGCCGAACAAGCGCAGCCGGTGTATCTGCGAAACAACGTGGCAAAGAAGAGCCATGAGCTTTGA
- a CDS encoding TolC family protein, whose translation MKFLVFVRIVTVSVLLPCAVSGADTASAQLYATLAARVMQAVEAHPRVAAAQATVDAARAQRRAANQPLYNPELGLEFEHAENDTTALRLNQTLDWGNKRIANRRVAALHVRTAHAELAQVRQTIGARLLGRLASYQATRDIERNARRRVALMRQFAALAEQRSRAGDLGQVELNLARLALVEARLQLSQTAIRRVSATQAVAAMAGAESGTWPPLESTRIAAPHGDLLAGRYLNRLPQVRAQRMRMAAARALIDVRDRHTRPDPTLSLRGGQEDSSLLAGVSLSVPLYLRNDFHAEVEVANAGLIRAQRLAYHTHRLARARLTAAASRLKLTTQAWRAWRETGSQSLRAQLSLLQQLWQVGELNGAEYLVQTRQALATRARAMELKGQLWRAWAQWLAASGEIGRWLRAVQRPSAAG comes from the coding sequence ATGAAATTCTTGGTGTTCGTCAGAATCGTCACCGTGTCTGTGTTGCTGCCCTGCGCCGTGTCAGGCGCCGATACAGCGTCCGCGCAGCTTTACGCGACACTTGCCGCGAGGGTTATGCAGGCGGTCGAGGCGCATCCGCGTGTGGCTGCCGCGCAGGCTACCGTTGATGCCGCACGCGCGCAGCGGCGCGCCGCGAATCAGCCGCTGTATAACCCTGAACTGGGTTTGGAGTTTGAACACGCGGAGAACGACACCACGGCGCTGCGTTTAAACCAGACGCTCGACTGGGGCAACAAGCGGATAGCGAACCGGCGCGTCGCCGCACTCCATGTACGAACGGCGCACGCTGAGCTCGCGCAGGTCCGCCAGACAATTGGCGCGCGACTGCTGGGCCGTCTGGCGAGCTATCAGGCCACGCGCGATATCGAACGTAACGCGCGCCGCCGCGTGGCGCTGATGCGGCAGTTCGCGGCGCTGGCCGAGCAGCGCAGCCGCGCCGGCGATCTCGGACAGGTGGAGCTTAACCTCGCCCGCCTTGCGCTGGTGGAGGCGCGGCTGCAGCTTTCGCAGACCGCGATCCGGCGCGTGTCGGCCACGCAAGCGGTCGCGGCCATGGCCGGCGCCGAGTCTGGCACCTGGCCACCCCTTGAGTCCACGCGGATAGCCGCCCCGCACGGAGACCTGCTTGCCGGCCGCTATCTCAACCGCCTGCCCCAGGTGCGCGCCCAGCGGATGAGGATGGCGGCTGCCCGCGCGCTGATCGACGTGCGCGATCGCCATACGCGACCCGACCCTACCTTGAGTCTGCGCGGCGGGCAGGAAGACAGCAGTCTACTGGCGGGCGTATCGCTGTCGGTGCCTTTATATCTGCGCAATGACTTCCACGCCGAAGTCGAAGTCGCCAATGCCGGGCTGATACGCGCACAACGGCTGGCGTATCATACGCATCGGCTGGCGCGTGCGCGTCTCACGGCGGCGGCGTCGCGTTTGAAGCTCACCACGCAGGCTTGGCGCGCATGGCGGGAGACCGGCAGCCAGAGCCTGCGAGCGCAATTGTCATTACTGCAGCAGCTATGGCAGGTCGGCGAACTGAACGGTGCGGAATATCTTGTGCAGACCCGACAGGCGCTAGCCACGCGCGCGCGCGCCATGGAACTCAAGGGTCAGTTATGGCGGGCGTGGGCTCAATGGCTCGCGGCGTCCGGCGAAATCGGCCGCTGGCTGCGAGCGGTACAGAGGCCGTCCGCGGCTGGCTGA
- a CDS encoding HigA family addiction module antidote protein, translating into MTSRMAPIHPGEHLADYLEDYKLTQYALAKALHVSPRRIQEITRGDRSITPDTALRLGRYFGTTARFWLNLQADYDLDCAKLTLGKRLVQEVKPRKDIPREVA; encoded by the coding sequence ATGACCAGCAGAATGGCGCCTATCCACCCAGGCGAGCACCTGGCGGATTACCTGGAGGATTACAAGCTCACGCAGTATGCGCTCGCCAAGGCATTGCACGTGTCGCCGCGACGCATCCAGGAGATCACGCGCGGCGATCGATCGATCACGCCGGACACCGCGCTGCGGCTGGGTCGGTACTTCGGCACCACCGCACGGTTCTGGTTAAATTTGCAGGCCGATTATGATCTGGACTGCGCCAAGCTCACGCTGGGCAAACGCCTTGTACAGGAAGTTAAACCGCGCAAGGACATCCCGCGCGAAGTCGCCTAG
- a CDS encoding type II toxin-antitoxin system RelE/ParE family toxin, whose protein sequence is MIKSFKDKATTQLFEGVRPRRLPPDIHHRGRRALRRLHAADDLRELASLPSHHLEALKGDRKGQHSIRINKQWRVCFTWREGNAHDVEITDYHP, encoded by the coding sequence GTGATAAAGAGTTTCAAGGACAAGGCCACCACGCAGCTTTTCGAAGGTGTGCGTCCGCGGCGACTGCCGCCGGATATTCATCATCGTGGTCGCAGGGCGCTTAGGCGCCTGCACGCTGCCGACGATTTACGCGAGCTGGCCTCACTGCCGTCCCATCACCTGGAAGCGTTGAAAGGCGACCGCAAAGGGCAACACAGCATTCGCATCAACAAGCAGTGGCGCGTCTGCTTTACGTGGCGTGAAGGTAATGCCCATGACGTTGAGATAACCGACTATCACCCATGA